A segment of the Necator americanus strain Aroian chromosome IV, whole genome shotgun sequence genome:
CCAAACAAACTTAccagaagtgaatagctaagtcataTTATGTATTACTTCcaaggaaggaaaaagaatcgaATATAGATTCCATAGCAGTCCACGATCACCAAGCAtgcatgcaacaacttttattcacaaatttccgatttgtattcgcaagTTAGTGGCCCTAAAGAGGGCCGTTGGGTTAGCCTTCATGAAGGAACTTTACAGAAACTTCCACAGTTGGGGGAAGGTCGCTCCATCCACAGGAATCCGGGATCAGCGACCCATATGTCAAATTCCTCCTTGGTCTTCGATGCACATAGAAACCAAGGTGAAGTCGCAAAGAGTCAGCAAGTTAGCAGCAGCAACCATTATCCAAATGAAACGGTTTAAGGACGTGAACAGTTTAACGGTTTCTGCGCTCTATGGACGATAGCGCGAACCAAGTACGCGCCAAACCTAGCGTATCAAAGTGGCCCCACCCAACTACCATAGCATCTAAAAACCACCcatagaaacaagaaaaaatgaagataccTTCAAGAATCCAACCAGCTGAAGAGTGCGAACATTGTTGGTGTCGATCACTCTAGCCGGTCTCCTTCTTCCTTTGAAGCTTTTCGAGAGATCGCTGTAGCCAGGCTAGCAAATAAGGAAATCAACTCGTAATATGACATTGCATGTCTAAGGAGTTCTGAGACGCTGACAGAAATCGAGAGAAACTGACAATTTACCATTTTAGAACACGCTACGCCTTTGTACCATTCGTTCCCGCTGAAGTATCGCACTAATGCATCATTTAAGAAAGTAGCTAAGTTCCTTGGTGTGAGGACATTTTCtaactgaaaaaataagatatatTCATATTGGACGGAAGCATGAAAAGATTTACGAAGAAACGTACGTCCAGTTTCTTAACAGTAGCATTAAGAGAGTCTAAAATCTCCTGAGGAATATCTCCCTCATTCACATAAACGGTACCGTTACGCGCTCCTGGTTCTTTGTAACGCGATAGCGCaccaaatttttccatttcagcaATAAGAAAATACGCCTAAAAGCGACAAGTGACGTTTTCAGTCGAATGTAAAATAATGATAGTTGTAACATAACTCACTGCTCGGGCATGATGACCTTCACATAGGCGCTTATTCTGTTTTCCACATTCCGCATACGCTTCCCGCATCTGTTTCACATCGGCATATTCGAAAAGCATAAGTGAGGATAATAAGATGCCAAGACATTGACGATTTGCCGATAACGCCCGTGTTGATTTGTAGGTTACTTGAGCGTTACATATCATGCAGAAAACCATGTTTAGCTACCCATAATCGTTCATTGGAATGACctgtaggaaaaaataaatatgccATTAACCTAGTATAATAGGTGTGAGAGTaatgagattttaaaaaaaatattccatagTTTCCACCAATGGAAATAACAGCACTGTAATGATA
Coding sequences within it:
- a CDS encoding hypothetical protein (NECATOR_CHRIV.G14899.T2), giving the protein MICNAQVTYKSTRALSANRQCLGILLSSLMLFEYADVKQMREAYAECGKQNKRLCEGHHARAAYFLIAEMEKFGALSRYKEPGARNGTVYVNEGDIPQEILDSLNATVKKLDLENVLTPRNLATFLNDALVRYFSGNEWYKGVACSKMPGYSDLSKSFKGRRRPARVIDTNNVRTLQLVGFLKVGMRPSSSMDDSTNTSSGEESVQRLPAAESESLFEHPFIKLEPCSDESKPVAKYADVKIEPSV
- a CDS encoding hypothetical protein (NECATOR_CHRIV.G14899.T1) — protein: MVFCMICNAQVTYKSTRALSANRQCLGILLSSLMLFEYADVKQMREAYAECGKQNKRLCEGHHARAAYFLIAEMEKFGALSRYKEPGARNGTVYVNEGDIPQEILDSLNATVKKLDLENVLTPRNLATFLNDALVRYFSGNEWYKGVACSKMPGYSDLSKSFKGRRRPARVIDTNNVRTLQLVGFLKVGMRPSSSMDDSTNTSSGEESVQRLPAAESESLFEHPFIKLEPCSDESKPVAKYILHYSADVKIEPSV